GGGCGCCGGCTCGTATAGACCTTAGGCACGGCTCGCGGCACGGGAGCACGGACACGGAGGTAGATCATGCGCGTTCTCGTCATCGGAGCCGGGGGGTATGTGGGGAGCCGGCTGATCCCCGCACTGCTGGAGGACGGACACCAGGTGGTCGCCGGGGCCCGGAATCTCCACAAGCTCGACGCCTTCTGGTGGAGCGACGCCGTCGACAGGGTCGAGCTGGATGCGACCGAGGACGACTCCGTGCGTGCCGCGATCGCCGCGGACCCGTCGCTGGAGGCAGTGGTCTACCTGGTGCACGGCATGGGAGGAGAGGACTTCCGGGAGGTGGATCGCGCCGCCGCCCGGCGCGTGCGCGCCGCCGTCGACGCCTCCGAGGTGAAGTCCCTGGTCTACCTCTCGGGCATCATCCCGGACATCCCCCGCGAGCAGCTCTCCGAGCACCTGGCCTCCCGCCTCGAGGTCGAGGAGGAGCTCTCCGCGGCGCGATGCCGCTTCGTGGGCCTGCGGGCCGCAGTGGTGCTCGGCGCGGCCTCGACCAGCTTCGAGCTGATGACCCAGCTGGCCCACCGCCTCCCGGTCACCGTGTTCCCGGACTGGATGGACCATCTGGTCGAACCGATCGCCGTGGTCGACGCCGTCGCCGCGATCCGGGCCGCCGTGATCACCGGGAGCGCCCACGGCGTGTACGACATCGGCGGGGGCGAGGTCATCGCCTA
This genomic interval from Brachybacterium aquaticum contains the following:
- a CDS encoding NAD(P)H-binding protein, giving the protein MRVLVIGAGGYVGSRLIPALLEDGHQVVAGARNLHKLDAFWWSDAVDRVELDATEDDSVRAAIAADPSLEAVVYLVHGMGGEDFREVDRAAARRVRAAVDASEVKSLVYLSGIIPDIPREQLSEHLASRLEVEEELSAARCRFVGLRAAVVLGAASTSFELMTQLAHRLPVTVFPDWMDHLVEPIAVVDAVAAIRAAVITGSAHGVYDIGGGEVIAYPQLVQKVLELTDQERPGFSVPVMPQALVTAVGSWLSDIPAPTVTALMESLREDMVARDERWLSELLPDGHAARVTIDEALRRSLAAPDVSRSPRERDPLAVMPGDPSWATNGEGQERVLEFKQG